Proteins from one Nitrobacteraceae bacterium AZCC 2146 genomic window:
- a CDS encoding hypothetical protein (product_source=Hypo-rule applied; cath_funfam=3.10.450.160; cleavage_site_network=SignalP-noTM; pfam=PF06823; transmembrane_helix_parts=Inside_1_4,TMhelix_5_27,Outside_28_236), with product MNNRLLMSVAAAALIVGTGFANAQAGMSREAPAAAAAPSSSAPSADRAAPAERSAPMNRDEATDSAKRPDTGTGMKATQSDDKVQRDNGAKRATDSTRDNAQKPAAAQANDMKAGDAKAGKDMKAEGRDSNPNAKAAAESKSTTTTGQAGAGAKLSTEQRTKITTVIKQQSVQPVTNVNFAISVGTKVPRTVSFHPLPAEIVTIYPDWRGYEFFLVRNEIIVVNPRTLEIVAVLDA from the coding sequence ATGAACAACCGTTTATTGATGAGCGTCGCCGCCGCCGCGCTGATCGTCGGCACGGGTTTCGCCAATGCGCAAGCCGGCATGAGCCGCGAGGCGCCAGCCGCTGCTGCTGCGCCGTCGTCGAGCGCACCGTCGGCCGATCGCGCCGCACCAGCGGAGCGCAGTGCGCCGATGAACCGCGATGAAGCGACCGACTCGGCCAAGCGGCCCGACACCGGAACTGGCATGAAGGCCACCCAGTCCGACGACAAGGTGCAGCGTGACAACGGCGCCAAGCGCGCCACCGACTCGACGCGCGACAATGCGCAGAAGCCGGCGGCGGCACAGGCCAACGACATGAAGGCTGGCGACGCCAAGGCCGGCAAGGACATGAAGGCCGAAGGTCGCGACAGCAATCCGAATGCCAAGGCAGCGGCCGAAAGCAAGTCGACCACCACCACCGGTCAGGCCGGCGCGGGCGCAAAGCTCTCCACAGAGCAGCGCACCAAGATCACCACGGTGATCAAGCAGCAGAGCGTGCAGCCGGTGACCAACGTCAACTTCGCGATTTCGGTTGGCACAAAGGTTCCGCGGACGGTGAGCTTCCATCCGCTGCCCGCGGAAATCGTCACGATCTATCCGGACTGGCGCGGCTATGAGTTCTTCCTGGTCCGCAACGAGATCATCGTCGTGAATCCGCGCACCCTGGAGATCGTCGCCGTGCTTGACGCGTAA
- a CDS encoding 3-dehydroquinate dehydratase-2 (product_source=KO:K03786; cath_funfam=3.40.50.9100; cog=COG0757; ko=KO:K03786; pfam=PF01220; superfamily=52304; tigrfam=TIGR01088) produces MASRLPINPDVRASRASRNTLMAKTVYVLNGPNLNLLGIREPETYGYATLADVEKMCIEAAARFGLTAECRQSNHEGKLIDFIHEAREKGVVGIIINAGGYSHTSIALHDALVGVKIPTVEVHVSNVYTRESFRHHSFTAKAAFASLCGFGIEGYRLAISGLAAKIGATAIA; encoded by the coding sequence TTGGCGTCGAGGTTACCTATAAACCCGGACGTCCGCGCCTCGCGCGCCAGCCGGAACACCCTGATGGCAAAAACAGTTTACGTGCTCAACGGCCCGAACCTCAATCTGCTGGGAATCCGCGAGCCCGAAACCTATGGCTATGCCACCCTCGCCGATGTCGAGAAGATGTGCATCGAGGCCGCTGCGCGCTTCGGCCTCACCGCCGAGTGCCGGCAGTCGAACCACGAAGGCAAGCTGATCGATTTCATCCATGAGGCCCGCGAAAAAGGCGTGGTCGGCATCATCATCAATGCCGGCGGCTATTCGCACACCTCGATCGCGCTGCATGACGCGCTGGTCGGCGTGAAGATTCCCACCGTCGAAGTGCACGTCAGCAACGTCTATACCCGCGAGAGCTTTCGCCACCATTCCTTCACCGCCAAGGCCGCCTTTGCCAGCCTGTGCGGCTTCGGCATCGAGGGTTACCGCCTCGCCATCAGCGGTCTTGCCGCCAAAATCGGCGCCACGGCGATCGCCTGA
- a CDS encoding two-component sensor histidine kinase (product_source=COG3920; cath_funfam=3.30.565.10,3.40.50.2300; cog=COG3920; pfam=PF00072,PF02518,PF07568; smart=SM00387,SM00448; superfamily=52172,55874) has translation MTSANTPTLLYIDDDAGLARLVERGLTRQGFSVEHCDNGEAGIARIKQGGIDVVVLDQYMPGLDGLETLDLIQAIAHAPPVVFVTASQDSKIAVTALKAGAVDYIVKDTQGDFLPLLHVAATSALKQAMISKARDDAEAEVHASRDRYAALAAEREVLLREVNHRVGNSLQIIASLLHLQANSSSDDDVKAALTNAVGRVAAVAQVHRRLYTSHDLKSVLLNQYLEALLEDLRRSAEGNRMSRLTLKAETVEIDPDRAVAIGIIVNELVMNAVKYAYPDGAGPIHVVLTADGDDLELSIADDGVGLNVKIDPRSTGMGQRIVNAMASKLEATVERDPTHSGTRIVLRFGAVTKPPAAQPMSAAS, from the coding sequence ATGACTTCTGCCAACACACCCACGCTGCTTTATATCGATGACGACGCCGGTCTGGCGCGGCTGGTGGAGCGTGGCCTGACGCGGCAGGGCTTTTCTGTCGAGCACTGCGACAATGGCGAGGCCGGCATTGCCCGCATCAAGCAGGGCGGCATCGACGTCGTCGTGCTCGATCAATACATGCCGGGCCTGGACGGACTGGAGACGCTCGATCTGATTCAGGCGATTGCTCATGCGCCGCCAGTGGTGTTCGTCACCGCGTCGCAGGACAGCAAGATCGCCGTCACCGCGTTGAAGGCCGGCGCGGTCGACTATATCGTCAAGGATACCCAGGGCGACTTTCTTCCCCTGCTCCATGTCGCCGCCACCAGCGCGCTGAAGCAGGCGATGATCAGCAAGGCGCGCGACGACGCAGAGGCCGAAGTCCACGCCTCGCGCGATCGTTACGCAGCCCTCGCTGCCGAGCGCGAAGTGCTGTTGCGCGAGGTCAATCACCGCGTTGGCAACAGCCTTCAGATCATTGCCTCACTGCTGCATCTGCAGGCCAACTCGTCCAGCGATGACGACGTCAAGGCGGCACTGACCAATGCGGTGGGCCGCGTCGCTGCGGTCGCTCAGGTGCACCGCCGGCTCTACACCTCGCATGACCTGAAGAGCGTGCTGCTCAATCAGTATCTCGAAGCGCTGCTGGAGGATCTGCGCCGCTCAGCCGAAGGCAACCGGATGTCACGGCTGACCCTGAAGGCCGAGACCGTCGAGATCGATCCCGACCGTGCGGTGGCGATCGGCATCATTGTCAACGAACTCGTCATGAATGCGGTAAAGTACGCCTATCCCGACGGCGCCGGCCCGATCCACGTGGTGTTGACCGCCGATGGCGACGATCTTGAATTGTCGATTGCCGATGACGGCGTTGGCCTCAACGTCAAGATCGACCCGCGCTCCACCGGCATGGGCCAGCGCATCGTCAACGCCATGGCCAGCAAGCTCGAAGCCACCGTGGAGCGCGACCCCACCCATTCCGGCACCCGCATCGTGCTGCGGTTCGGTGCGGTGACCAAGCCCCCCGCCGCTCAGCCGATGAGCGCCGCGAGCTAA
- a CDS encoding signal transduction histidine kinase (product_source=COG0642; cath_funfam=1.10.287.130,3.30.565.10; cog=COG0642; pfam=PF00512,PF02518,PF05227; smart=SM00387,SM00388; superfamily=47384,55874; transmembrane_helix_parts=Outside_1_12,TMhelix_13_35,Inside_36_184,TMhelix_185_207,Outside_208_507), giving the protein MTAAATRRRSIGQILLLAAGFLVLTAISTASVLLVDRAREDSGLVVHTVEVENQISTLLLEIRRAESAARGYLLTSSPQFLAEHENAAAGIPRDINKLVRLTRDNLVEVEFTNKLRPAIEARLAEFARTIDFAKRNDIAGGIAMLRDAGAGASVKVIDDMTAAMRSEEDRLFALRTKTADRTQQLASLVTIIGSGLVVTLAGISIFLVRRSSRARDEAEAQLRDNNLNLEATIAERTADLREANDEIQRFAYIVSHDLRSPLVNIMGFTSELEELRSNIFRRIATLGSTEPVMADASGELPEPALAEPDQQLSQDFTEALGFIKSSIAKMDRLISAILNLTREGRREFKPVKIDTRDLIENIAATVAHQAAETDTQIRVEPLPDIVSDRLAVEQIFSNLIDNALKYLKSGVPGDILIRGRTKMGFAIFEIIDNGRGIDPKDHQRVFDLFRRAGTQDKPGQGIGLAHVRALVRRLGGTMSVSSELGSGSNFTVTLPARWTGKNRDKQA; this is encoded by the coding sequence GTGACGGCAGCTGCCACACGAAGACGTTCGATCGGACAAATCCTGCTGCTTGCGGCCGGTTTTTTGGTGCTGACTGCAATCAGCACAGCTTCCGTTCTCCTCGTCGATCGTGCCCGCGAGGACAGCGGGCTGGTGGTCCATACGGTCGAGGTGGAGAACCAGATTTCCACGCTGCTGCTGGAGATCCGCCGCGCCGAGAGCGCCGCGCGGGGCTATCTGCTGACCTCCAGCCCGCAATTTCTTGCCGAGCACGAAAACGCTGCCGCCGGTATCCCTCGCGACATCAACAAGCTCGTCCGATTGACCCGCGACAATCTGGTCGAGGTTGAATTCACCAACAAGCTGCGGCCAGCGATCGAGGCGCGACTGGCCGAGTTTGCCAGGACGATCGATTTCGCCAAGCGCAACGACATCGCAGGCGGCATTGCCATGCTGCGCGACGCCGGCGCCGGGGCATCCGTGAAAGTCATCGACGACATGACGGCGGCGATGCGCTCCGAGGAAGACCGGCTGTTCGCATTGCGCACGAAGACGGCGGACCGGACCCAGCAGCTGGCGTCGCTCGTTACCATCATCGGTTCCGGACTTGTCGTTACGCTCGCGGGGATATCGATCTTCCTGGTGCGGCGCTCGTCGCGCGCCCGCGACGAGGCCGAGGCGCAATTGCGCGACAACAACCTCAACCTGGAAGCCACCATTGCGGAGCGTACCGCCGACCTGCGCGAAGCCAATGACGAGATCCAGCGCTTCGCCTATATCGTCAGCCACGATTTGCGTTCGCCGCTGGTCAACATCATGGGCTTCACCAGCGAACTCGAGGAACTGCGCAGCAATATTTTTCGCCGCATCGCCACGCTGGGAAGTACCGAACCCGTCATGGCCGACGCCAGCGGCGAACTGCCTGAGCCGGCGCTTGCCGAACCGGACCAACAGCTGTCACAGGATTTTACCGAGGCGCTCGGCTTCATCAAATCCTCCATCGCCAAGATGGACCGCCTGATCAGCGCGATCCTCAACCTGACCCGCGAAGGCCGCCGCGAATTCAAGCCGGTCAAGATCGATACCCGCGACCTGATCGAGAACATTGCCGCCACTGTCGCGCATCAGGCCGCCGAGACCGATACCCAGATTCGCGTCGAGCCGCTGCCGGACATCGTCAGCGACCGGCTGGCGGTGGAACAGATCTTCTCCAACCTGATCGACAATGCGCTGAAATATCTCAAGTCCGGCGTGCCCGGTGATATTCTGATCCGGGGCCGGACCAAGATGGGTTTTGCGATCTTCGAGATCATCGACAATGGCCGCGGCATCGACCCGAAAGACCACCAGCGCGTCTTTGATCTTTTTCGCCGGGCGGGTACACAGGACAAGCCCGGCCAGGGTATCGGACTGGCCCATGTCCGCGCTCTGGTGCGGCGGCTCGGCGGCACCATGTCGGTGTCGTCGGAGCTGGGCAGCGGCAGTAACTTCACCGTGACGCTGCCGGCAAGATGGACGGGCAAAAACCGGGACAAGCAAGCATGA
- a CDS encoding protein-disulfide isomerase (product_source=COG1651; cath_funfam=3.40.30.10; cleavage_site_network=SignalP-noTM; cog=COG1651; pfam=PF01323,PF18312; superfamily=52833), whose translation MLSFRFLASAAVALALCGAPAVASAQSFNDAQRSEIQKIIKDYLLSHPEVLEEVSAELTKRQAAAEAEKHASAVSANANIIFNSPRGVTVGNKDGDVTFVEFFDYNCGYCKRAMSDMLDMMKADPKLKVVLKEFPVLGPGSVEAAQVAVAVRMQDPTGKKYLDFHQKLLGGRGQADKARAMAAAKDAGLDVARLEKDFSSPEVRATIEENFKLAESMGMNGTPSYVIGKQVIIGAVGIDALKEKVSTARCGKAMC comes from the coding sequence ATGCTGTCGTTCCGCTTTCTCGCCTCCGCCGCTGTCGCGCTCGCTCTGTGCGGCGCACCCGCGGTCGCCTCGGCGCAGAGTTTCAACGATGCCCAGCGCAGCGAAATCCAGAAGATCATAAAGGACTACCTGCTCTCGCACCCGGAGGTGCTGGAAGAGGTCTCGGCCGAGCTGACCAAGCGCCAGGCCGCCGCCGAAGCCGAGAAGCATGCCTCCGCCGTCTCCGCCAACGCCAATATCATCTTCAACTCGCCGCGCGGCGTCACCGTCGGCAACAAGGACGGCGACGTCACCTTCGTCGAGTTCTTCGATTACAACTGCGGCTACTGCAAGCGCGCGATGAGCGACATGCTCGACATGATGAAGGCCGATCCGAAGCTCAAGGTCGTGCTGAAGGAATTCCCGGTGCTCGGACCCGGCTCGGTGGAAGCCGCCCAGGTCGCCGTCGCCGTCCGCATGCAGGATCCCACCGGCAAGAAGTATCTCGACTTCCATCAGAAGCTGCTCGGCGGCCGCGGTCAGGCCGACAAGGCCCGCGCCATGGCGGCGGCCAAGGATGCCGGCCTTGACGTGGCCAGACTGGAAAAGGATTTCAGCAGCCCCGAGGTGCGCGCCACCATCGAGGAAAACTTCAAGCTCGCGGAATCCATGGGCATGAACGGCACCCCGAGCTATGTGATCGGCAAGCAGGTGATCATCGGCGCCGTCGGCATCGACGCGCTGAAGGAAAAAGTCAGCACCGCCCGCTGCGGCAAGGCGATGTGCTGA
- a CDS encoding CheY-like chemotaxis protein (product_source=COG0784; cath_funfam=3.40.50.2300; cog=COG0784; pfam=PF00072; smart=SM00448; superfamily=52172) gives MSTPVTIIMIEDDEGHARLIERNIRRSGVNNEIIPFTNGTDAVNYLFGKDSTGREHRGEALLILLDLNLPDMTGIDILRRVKENEFLKCAPVVVLTTTDDAQEIKRCYELGCNVYITKPVNYESFANAIRQLGLFFSVIQVPQAAT, from the coding sequence ATGAGCACGCCAGTTACGATCATCATGATCGAGGACGACGAGGGCCACGCCCGCCTGATCGAGCGCAACATCCGCCGCTCCGGTGTCAACAACGAGATCATTCCGTTCACCAACGGTACAGACGCGGTAAATTACCTGTTCGGCAAGGATAGTACCGGCCGCGAGCACAGGGGCGAAGCGCTGCTGATCCTGCTCGACCTCAACCTGCCCGACATGACCGGGATCGACATCCTGCGCCGGGTCAAAGAGAATGAATTTCTTAAATGTGCGCCTGTTGTGGTTCTAACCACCACCGACGATGCCCAGGAAATCAAACGTTGCTACGAGCTCGGCTGTAACGTCTACATTACCAAGCCGGTGAATTACGAAAGCTTCGCCAACGCCATTCGCCAACTCGGTCTGTTCTTCTCCGTCATCCAGGTCCCGCAAGCCGCCACATGA
- a CDS encoding Icc-related predicted phosphoesterase (product_source=COG2129; cath_funfam=3.60.21.10; cog=COG2129; pfam=PF00149; superfamily=56300), whose translation MRCLVVADLHYSLPQFDWLLTVAPQFDLVIFAGDALDVGSLVDFRAQIVVVKKYLALLSDVTRVILCSGNHDLDERNAEGEKFARWVGDVRDLGIACDGDSLTIGGTLFTVCPWWDGPLLRQRIEEQLREAATGRLKRWIWVHHAPPTNSPTSWGGKRYFGDVELAQWIQGYQPSMVISGHVHQSPFVADGSWFDQLGVTWVFNAGHQFGRPPAHIVLDIDDGTAFWLSAAGDETIDLNAPLLRPAASIVDPPNWLTSLGRVADPIPAIPSTASG comes from the coding sequence ATGCGCTGCCTTGTCGTCGCCGATTTGCACTATTCGCTGCCGCAGTTCGACTGGCTGCTTACCGTAGCACCGCAATTCGACCTTGTGATCTTCGCCGGCGATGCACTCGACGTCGGATCGCTGGTCGATTTCCGCGCCCAGATCGTCGTCGTGAAGAAGTACCTCGCGCTGCTGTCGGACGTTACCCGGGTTATACTTTGCTCGGGAAACCACGACCTCGACGAGCGCAATGCCGAAGGCGAGAAATTTGCGCGCTGGGTTGGCGATGTCCGAGACCTCGGCATCGCCTGCGACGGCGACAGCCTGACGATCGGCGGCACGCTCTTCACCGTGTGTCCCTGGTGGGACGGTCCGCTGCTGCGGCAACGCATCGAGGAGCAGTTGCGCGAAGCTGCCACGGGACGATTGAAGCGATGGATCTGGGTACATCACGCGCCGCCGACCAATTCGCCCACCAGTTGGGGCGGCAAGCGCTATTTCGGCGATGTCGAACTGGCGCAATGGATCCAGGGGTACCAGCCGAGCATGGTGATTTCCGGCCACGTGCACCAGTCGCCATTCGTTGCCGACGGCTCGTGGTTCGATCAGCTTGGCGTGACCTGGGTATTCAATGCCGGTCATCAGTTCGGTCGGCCGCCCGCGCATATCGTGCTCGATATCGACGACGGGACCGCATTCTGGCTGTCGGCCGCCGGCGACGAAACCATCGATCTTAACGCGCCCTTGCTGCGGCCGGCGGCGTCGATCGTCGATCCGCCGAACTGGCTTACATCCTTGGGTCGGGTTGCCGATCCGATCCCGGCGATACCTTCGACGGCGTCAGGTTGA
- a CDS encoding hypothetical protein (product_source=Hypo-rule applied): MDKRKPAADAAGFFVGWAKRSEPTEIQEQVGGHGAKAPLPTLQITEDIARQIAIDTESKPSRNIVVLDGYGAEVYKQRRLVLFLWNEQRTTKINLRSVKLVITAARTLHISTELHRQQLQTEPYFFRNIVSLLPLLGGQCNSEEN, translated from the coding sequence ATGGACAAACGAAAACCGGCTGCAGATGCAGCCGGTTTTTTCGTAGGGTGGGCTAAGCGAAGCGAGCCCACCGAAATACAAGAACAAGTTGGTGGGCACGGCGCAAAGGCGCCTTTGCCAACCCTACAGATTACTGAGGATATTGCGCGGCAAATCGCGATCGATACCGAAAGCAAGCCATCCCGCAACATCGTGGTGCTCGATGGCTATGGCGCGGAAGTCTACAAGCAACGCAGACTCGTTTTGTTCCTGTGGAACGAACAGAGGACAACAAAAATCAATCTGCGAAGTGTTAAGTTAGTCATAACAGCAGCGAGAACACTTCATATCTCCACCGAACTACACAGACAACAATTGCAAACGGAACCCTACTTTTTCCGGAACATCGTCTCCTTGCTCCCGTTGTTAGGCGGGCAATGCAACAGTGAGGAGAACTGA
- a CDS encoding acetyl-CoA carboxylase biotin carboxylase subunit (product_source=KO:K01961; cath_funfam=3.30.470.20; cog=COG0439; ko=KO:K01961; pfam=PF00289,PF02785,PF02786; smart=SM00878; superfamily=56059; tigrfam=TIGR00514), whose protein sequence is MFEKILIANRGEIALRILRACKELGIATVAVHSTADADAMHVRLADESVCIGPPASKDSYLNIPSLLAACEITGADAVHPGYGFLSENARFAEILADHNLHFIGPKAEHIRLMGDKIEAKKTAKRLGIPVVPGSDGGVGPEDDAMAIAKEIGFPVLVKAASGGGGRGMKVAQTEADLMLALSTAATEAKAAFGDASVYLEKYLQKPRHIEIQVLGDGRGGAIHLGERDCSLQRRHQKIWEEGPSPILSAAARAKIGGICAKAMQEMKYLGVGTIEFLYEDGEFYFIEMNTRIQVEHPVTEMITDIDLVLEQIRIAAGGELPCTQEEVVISGHSIECRINAENPQTFRPSPGKIRQYHPPGGLGVRIDSAVYQGYVIPPYYDSLVGKLIVHGKTRAECLMRLRRALDEIVVDGIETTLPLFRALVREKGIIDGDYHIHWLEQYLAGQADS, encoded by the coding sequence ATGTTCGAGAAAATCCTGATAGCCAATCGCGGCGAGATCGCGCTGCGCATCCTGCGGGCCTGCAAGGAACTTGGCATCGCCACGGTGGCCGTGCATTCCACCGCCGATGCCGACGCCATGCATGTGCGCCTCGCCGACGAGAGCGTCTGCATCGGCCCGCCGGCGTCCAAGGACAGCTATCTCAACATTCCCTCGCTGCTGGCGGCCTGCGAGATCACCGGCGCCGACGCCGTGCATCCCGGCTACGGCTTCCTGTCCGAGAACGCCCGCTTCGCCGAAATCCTCGCCGACCATAACCTGCACTTCATCGGTCCGAAGGCCGAGCACATCCGCCTGATGGGCGACAAGATCGAGGCCAAGAAGACCGCGAAACGCCTTGGCATTCCCGTGGTGCCGGGCTCCGACGGCGGCGTCGGTCCCGAAGACGATGCCATGGCGATCGCCAAGGAGATCGGCTTTCCCGTGCTGGTGAAAGCTGCCTCCGGTGGCGGCGGCCGCGGCATGAAGGTGGCGCAGACCGAGGCCGATCTGATGCTGGCGCTGTCCACTGCGGCAACGGAGGCCAAGGCGGCGTTCGGCGACGCCTCGGTGTATCTGGAAAAATACCTGCAGAAGCCGCGCCACATCGAGATCCAGGTGCTCGGCGACGGCCGCGGCGGCGCGATCCATCTCGGCGAGCGCGACTGTTCGCTGCAGCGCCGCCACCAGAAGATCTGGGAGGAAGGCCCCTCGCCGATCCTCTCCGCCGCGGCGCGCGCCAAGATCGGCGGCATCTGCGCCAAGGCCATGCAGGAGATGAAGTATCTCGGCGTCGGCACCATCGAATTCCTCTACGAGGACGGCGAGTTCTATTTCATCGAAATGAACACCCGGATCCAGGTCGAGCATCCCGTCACCGAGATGATCACCGACATCGATCTGGTGCTCGAGCAGATCCGCATCGCCGCCGGCGGCGAGCTGCCTTGCACACAAGAGGAAGTGGTCATCAGCGGCCATTCGATCGAATGCCGCATCAACGCCGAAAATCCGCAGACCTTCCGGCCTTCGCCCGGCAAGATCCGGCAGTATCATCCGCCCGGCGGCCTCGGCGTCCGGATCGATTCCGCCGTCTATCAGGGTTATGTCATCCCGCCTTATTACGACTCGCTGGTCGGCAAGCTGATCGTCCACGGCAAGACTCGCGCAGAATGCCTGATGCGGCTGCGCCGGGCGCTCGACGAGATCGTGGTGGACGGCATCGAGACCACGCTGCCGCTGTTCCGGGCCCTGGTCCGCGAGAAGGGCATCATCGACGGCGACTATCACATCCACTGGCTCGAACAGTATCTGGCCGGCCAGGCGGACAGCTGA
- a CDS encoding CRP/FNR family cyclic AMP-dependent transcriptional regulator (product_source=KO:K10914; cath_funfam=2.60.120.10; cog=COG0664; ko=KO:K10914; pfam=PF00027; smart=SM00100; superfamily=51206) — translation MRAILDYCTGGQRSSVPAGTLIIHEGQTTGHLYVLIEGRLEVVKGDTVVASINEPGAVLGEMSVLLDQPHTATVRAALDSTIYEFSDAASFLREHPAVALLIARLLAQRLNVATSYLADIKRQYAGHGNHLAMVGDLLESMVNLTPSKVSPGSDRQPDPRM, via the coding sequence ATGCGCGCAATTCTGGACTATTGCACGGGAGGACAGAGGAGCAGCGTGCCCGCGGGGACGCTGATCATCCACGAGGGTCAGACCACCGGGCACCTGTATGTTCTGATCGAGGGAAGGCTTGAGGTGGTCAAGGGCGACACCGTTGTCGCCAGCATCAATGAGCCCGGTGCCGTGCTGGGCGAGATGTCGGTTCTGCTCGATCAACCGCATACCGCGACGGTGCGCGCGGCATTGGATTCAACGATCTATGAGTTCAGCGATGCCGCGTCGTTCCTGCGCGAACACCCCGCCGTGGCGCTGCTGATCGCCCGGCTGCTGGCGCAGCGGCTCAATGTCGCCACGAGTTATCTCGCCGACATCAAGCGGCAATATGCCGGCCACGGCAATCACCTGGCGATGGTCGGCGATCTCCTTGAGAGCATGGTCAACCTGACGCCGTCGAAGGTATCGCCGGGATCGGATCGGCAACCCGACCCAAGGATGTAA
- a CDS encoding acetyl-CoA carboxylase biotin carboxyl carrier protein (product_source=KO:K02160; cath_funfam=2.40.50.100; cog=COG0511; ko=KO:K02160; pfam=PF00364; superfamily=51230; tigrfam=TIGR00531): MARKPDDTNAATPKAGDDSALIRELALLLDETNLTEIEVERAGLRVRVARNISIAAAMPAHYQPAPATAAAGAAPIAVVPTVDVAKHPGAVPSPMVGTVYWASEPGARPFVEVGTKVAVGQTLVIIEAMKTMNQIPAPRAGTVTQILVEDGAPVEFGEPLVIIE, translated from the coding sequence ATGGCCCGCAAGCCTGACGACACCAACGCCGCGACACCGAAGGCCGGCGACGACAGCGCGCTAATCCGCGAACTGGCGCTGCTGCTCGACGAGACCAACCTCACCGAGATCGAGGTCGAGCGCGCCGGTCTGCGCGTCCGCGTCGCCCGCAACATCAGCATCGCCGCGGCAATGCCGGCGCATTATCAGCCGGCGCCCGCTACAGCAGCCGCTGGCGCTGCGCCAATCGCAGTGGTTCCCACTGTCGATGTCGCAAAGCATCCGGGCGCGGTGCCCTCGCCGATGGTCGGGACGGTGTACTGGGCCTCCGAGCCCGGCGCGCGTCCGTTCGTCGAGGTCGGCACCAAGGTCGCTGTCGGCCAGACCCTGGTCATCATCGAGGCGATGAAGACCATGAACCAGATCCCGGCGCCGCGCGCCGGCACGGTGACGCAGATTCTCGTCGAAGACGGCGCGCCGGTCGAATTCGGCGAGCCGCTGGTAATTATTGAGTAG